One genomic region from Leptolyngbyaceae cyanobacterium JSC-12 encodes:
- a CDS encoding hypothetical protein (IMG reference gene:2510098319): MTFLEHLSIALNPPDHLQAEMVSLLHAQRCRLSDLGSAMRKWLGQLIASAKRPRRDRRNIGRLYFGWFGGVQFFYSQESKP, translated from the coding sequence ATGACATTCCTTGAGCACCTGTCTATTGCCCTGAACCCCCCTGATCACTTACAGGCTGAAATGGTGTCCTTACTACATGCTCAAAGGTGTAGGTTGAGTGATTTAGGCTCTGCCATGCGAAAGTGGCTGGGGCAACTGATCGCTTCCGCTAAACGCCCTCGTCGCGATCGCCGCAACATTGGACGGCTGTACTTCGGTTGGTTTGGCGGCGTGCAGTTTTTTTACAGTCAGGAGAGTAAGCCATGA
- a CDS encoding Phycobilisome protein (IMG reference gene:2510098320~PFAM: Phycobilisome protein) — MSLVKEVIETADSEVRYPTAGEIWMIQNFCKSGEQRIQIANKLACNERYLVERGSQKFWRRCPVTPSNSGNLRKTNSCQRDQGWYIRLVAYCVLAGSQKPLEEIGTIGMKEMYRSLNIPIANWAEAMRCIKEEVILLLGEADAATVTPYFDHIIDTFSQGI, encoded by the coding sequence ATGAGCCTAGTTAAAGAAGTGATTGAAACTGCTGATAGCGAAGTGCGCTACCCAACGGCAGGGGAAATTTGGATGATTCAAAATTTCTGCAAATCGGGAGAACAGCGGATTCAAATTGCCAACAAATTGGCCTGTAACGAACGCTATCTGGTAGAGCGAGGTAGCCAAAAGTTTTGGCGGCGCTGCCCAGTCACTCCCAGCAACAGTGGCAACTTACGCAAAACCAATTCCTGCCAGCGTGACCAAGGGTGGTATATTCGGCTGGTTGCCTATTGTGTTTTGGCAGGTAGCCAAAAACCCCTCGAAGAGATTGGCACCATTGGCATGAAGGAAATGTATCGCTCGCTAAATATCCCTATTGCTAACTGGGCAGAGGCGATGCGATGCATTAAAGAAGAGGTGATTTTGCTTTTAGGCGAAGCGGATGCTGCCACGGTGACGCCTTACTTTGATCACATTATTGATACCTTTTCTCAGGGGATTTAA
- a CDS encoding Photosystem II DII subunit, Q(A) protein (IMG reference gene:2510098321~PFAM: Photosynthetic reaction centre protein~TIGRFAM: Photosystem II, DII subunit (also called Q(A))) has product MTIALQRPGEWGDILFRIDDWLKRDRFVFIGWSGLLLFPCAYLALGGWFTGTTFVSSWYTHGLATSYLEGCNFLTAAVSTPANSLGHSLLLLWGPEAQGDFTRWCQLGGLWTFVALHGALGLIGFCLRQIEIARLVGVRPYNAIAFSAPIAVFVSVFLIYPLGQSGWFFAPSFGVAAIFRFLLFFQGFHNYTLNPFHMMGVAGVLGGALLCAIHGATVENTLFEETRGFNTFRGFTTTQAEETYSMVTANRFWSQIFGVAFSNKRWLHFFMLFVPVTGLWMSAIGMIGTAFNLRAYDFVSQEIRAAEDPEFETFYTKNILLNEGLRAWMAPADQPHEHFVFPEEVLPRGNAL; this is encoded by the coding sequence ATGACTATTGCACTGCAACGCCCCGGTGAATGGGGTGATATTTTGTTTAGGATTGATGATTGGCTGAAGCGCGATCGCTTCGTCTTCATTGGCTGGTCAGGATTATTGTTGTTTCCCTGTGCCTATTTAGCGCTAGGCGGATGGTTTACTGGCACAACATTTGTTAGTTCCTGGTATACACACGGATTAGCAACCTCTTACTTAGAAGGTTGCAATTTCCTCACCGCCGCAGTTTCTACACCTGCAAATAGTCTGGGACATTCACTTTTGTTGTTGTGGGGACCGGAAGCACAGGGCGATTTCACCCGCTGGTGCCAGCTTGGTGGGCTATGGACTTTTGTGGCGCTGCATGGAGCGTTAGGGTTGATTGGTTTTTGTTTACGTCAAATTGAAATTGCCCGATTAGTTGGTGTTCGTCCATACAACGCGATCGCGTTCTCTGCCCCCATCGCCGTTTTTGTCTCTGTCTTTTTAATCTATCCACTCGGACAATCTGGTTGGTTTTTTGCACCCAGTTTTGGAGTCGCGGCTATCTTCCGGTTCCTGCTATTTTTCCAGGGTTTTCATAACTACACGCTCAATCCATTTCACATGATGGGTGTGGCAGGTGTATTGGGTGGAGCACTCCTCTGCGCAATTCATGGTGCCACTGTAGAAAACACCCTATTCGAGGAAACACGCGGCTTTAATACGTTTCGTGGTTTTACAACCACTCAAGCCGAAGAAACCTACTCCATGGTGACGGCAAATCGCTTCTGGTCACAGATTTTCGGCGTAGCATTTTCGAACAAACGTTGGCTTCACTTCTTCATGTTATTTGTTCCAGTGACAGGCTTATGGATGAGTGCAATTGGGATGATTGGCACCGCCTTTAACCTGCGGGCGTATGACTTTGTATCTCAAGAAATCCGAGCCGCCGAAGATCCTGAATTTGAAACCTTTTACACCAAAAATATCCTGCTGAATGAAGGGCTACGTGCCTGGATGGCACCTGCTGATCAGCCCCATGAACATTTTGTATTCCCAGAGGAGGTTTTGCCCCGTGGAAACGCCCTTTAG
- a CDS encoding photosystem II reaction center protein P6/CP43 (IMG reference gene:2510098322~PFAM: Photosystem II protein~TIGRFAM: photosystem II 44 kDa subunit reaction center protein (also called P6 protein, CP43), bacterial and chloroplast) — protein METPFSPSVPIVPTPGRGITTRRDGKDEASTGYAWWAGNARFMNLSGRLLGAHVAHAGLIAFWAGAMLLFEVAHFTPDKPMYEQGLILMPHVATLGIGVGAGGEVVDIFPFFAIAVVHLIGSAVLGFGGLYHSLQGPDRLAGFFDFDWADKDKITTILGFNLISLGVAALLFVGKAMFWGGLYDTWAPGGGDVRLISHPTLNPLTIFGYLVRSPYGEQGWIIGVNNLEDIVGGHIYIGIILILGGIWHIFTTPFKWTHKVFTWSGEAYLAQSLGNICGQALIATAFIWFNNTAYPSEFYGPTSAEASQAQALTFLVRDQNLGANVVSAQGPTGLGKYLMRSPTGEIIFGGETMRFWDFRGPWLEPLRGPNGLDLDKLRHDIQPWQIRRAAEYMTHAPLGSLNSVGGVATEPNSFNFLSPRSWLAAVHFIFAFLFLVGHLWHAGRARASAAGFVRGIDRENEPVLKMPNLD, from the coding sequence GTGGAAACGCCCTTTAGTCCTTCGGTACCAATTGTTCCAACACCAGGTCGTGGTATTACTACTCGGCGCGATGGCAAAGATGAAGCCTCAACTGGTTATGCTTGGTGGGCAGGAAATGCCCGATTCATGAACCTTTCGGGTCGGTTATTAGGGGCACACGTTGCTCATGCAGGTCTAATTGCCTTCTGGGCAGGTGCCATGCTGTTGTTTGAAGTTGCACACTTCACTCCTGATAAACCCATGTACGAGCAAGGGTTAATCCTCATGCCCCATGTTGCAACACTGGGAATTGGTGTTGGTGCAGGGGGCGAAGTCGTAGATATTTTTCCATTCTTTGCGATCGCTGTTGTTCATCTGATTGGCTCAGCTGTATTAGGGTTTGGAGGGCTTTACCACTCTTTGCAGGGTCCCGATCGCTTAGCTGGATTTTTTGATTTTGATTGGGCAGACAAAGATAAAATCACCACCATTTTGGGCTTTAACCTAATTTCTCTGGGTGTTGCAGCCTTATTATTTGTCGGCAAAGCCATGTTTTGGGGCGGATTGTACGATACCTGGGCACCAGGGGGCGGTGATGTACGGTTAATTTCTCATCCCACCCTCAATCCACTCACAATTTTTGGCTACCTCGTGCGATCGCCCTACGGAGAACAAGGCTGGATTATTGGAGTAAACAACCTGGAAGATATTGTAGGTGGTCATATCTACATTGGCATCATCTTGATTCTGGGTGGCATTTGGCATATTTTCACGACTCCGTTCAAATGGACTCATAAAGTCTTTACATGGTCTGGAGAAGCGTATTTAGCCCAAAGTTTGGGTAATATTTGCGGTCAAGCGCTAATTGCAACTGCATTTATTTGGTTTAATAACACCGCCTATCCCAGTGAGTTTTATGGACCAACCTCGGCTGAAGCATCCCAGGCACAAGCCCTGACCTTCTTAGTCCGTGACCAGAACCTAGGAGCAAATGTTGTTTCAGCTCAAGGTCCCACAGGGTTAGGAAAATATCTGATGCGATCGCCGACTGGAGAAATTATCTTTGGCGGAGAAACCATGCGTTTCTGGGATTTCCGCGGTCCCTGGCTAGAACCTCTGCGCGGACCCAACGGTTTAGATCTCGACAAACTCCGCCATGATATTCAACCCTGGCAAATCCGACGTGCTGCTGAATATATGACTCATGCCCCACTCGGATCACTCAACTCAGTTGGCGGTGTCGCCACTGAACCCAACTCCTTTAACTTCCTTTCACCCCGCAGTTGGCTGGCAGCCGTGCATTTCATCTTTGCCTTTCTGTTTTTGGTTGGGCACCTCTGGCACGCCGGACGCGCAAGAGCTTCGGCTGCGGGATTTGTGCGCGGCATTGATCGAGAAAATGAACCTGTTCTTAAAATGCCCAATTTGGATTAG
- a CDS encoding hypothetical protein (IMG reference gene:2510098323) yields the protein MFHSFYLLTFYPLQTYLTPICFFTAWIVFLMLFANLWALSQDTVTYASRMYQIPCSNCRFFTENYQLKCTIHPIEALTEAAIDCPDYQSNDYSFSLDPNPMCSTSNMEKAITENSRAEPMSTKV from the coding sequence ATGTTTCACTCCTTCTATCTCCTCACGTTTTACCCACTGCAGACTTATTTAACACCAATTTGTTTTTTTACTGCATGGATTGTTTTTCTAATGCTCTTTGCTAATCTTTGGGCATTGAGCCAGGATACAGTCACCTATGCTAGCCGAATGTACCAAATTCCCTGTTCTAATTGTCGTTTTTTCACTGAGAACTATCAACTTAAATGCACAATCCATCCAATTGAAGCATTAACAGAAGCAGCTATTGATTGTCCAGATTATCAATCAAATGATTACTCCTTTAGCCTTGATCCAAACCCGATGTGCTCAACTTCCAATATGGAAAAAGCAATTACAGAAAATTCCAGAGCGGAACCCATGAGCACTAAAGTCTAA
- a CDS encoding photosystem II chlorophyll-binding protein CP47 (IMG reference gene:2510098324~PFAM: Photosystem II protein~TIGRFAM: photosystem II chlorophyll-binding protein CP47), whose translation MGLPWYRVHTVVINDPGRLLAVHLMHNALCAGFAGSMLLFELALFDPSDPVLNPMWRQGCFLMPFVARLGVINSWQGWSITGETVTDPGFWTFETVAIAHIIFSGLEFLAAVWHWNYWNLSTFYDAKTNEPVLDLPKIFGIHLFLAGLVCFGFGAFHLTGVFGPGMWVSDPYGLTGHMQPVAPEWGPAGFNPYNPGGVVAHHIAAGIVGIIGGLFHIYVRPSEYLYKGLRMGNIESVLASALATFFFAGFVATGTMWYGTATTPIELWGPTRFQWDDNYFHNEIDRRVQAGLAEGKNLSEAWSAIPEKLLFYDYVGNSPAKGGLFRVGRMVDGDGVARGWLGHPVFKDREGRELTVQRMPNFFENFPVILTDKDGIVRADIPFRRSEAKYSLEQKGVTVSFFGGKLDGQTFTEPAQVKQYARQAQLGEPFEFDRTVHNSDGVFRTSNRGFFAFFHACFALVWFFGHLWHGTRTLFRDVFAGIDPELDEEQVEWGIYQKVGDKTTRKRPVLQPVAPIQATTSANLGANPNPSLQESLEM comes from the coding sequence ATGGGACTCCCTTGGTATCGTGTTCATACTGTTGTCATCAATGATCCTGGACGTTTACTAGCCGTTCACCTGATGCATAATGCCCTCTGTGCAGGTTTTGCTGGATCAATGTTGTTATTTGAACTGGCATTATTTGATCCCAGTGATCCTGTACTCAACCCAATGTGGCGGCAGGGCTGTTTTCTGATGCCTTTCGTGGCGCGCCTGGGGGTAATCAATTCCTGGCAGGGTTGGAGCATTACTGGCGAAACAGTTACAGACCCAGGTTTTTGGACTTTCGAAACTGTCGCAATTGCTCACATCATCTTTTCAGGACTGGAATTTTTGGCAGCAGTTTGGCACTGGAATTATTGGAATCTTTCCACTTTCTACGATGCAAAAACAAATGAACCCGTGCTTGACCTACCCAAAATTTTCGGCATTCATTTATTCCTGGCAGGACTCGTCTGTTTTGGATTTGGAGCCTTTCACCTGACGGGGGTATTTGGTCCGGGAATGTGGGTTTCCGATCCTTATGGTCTCACCGGACACATGCAACCTGTTGCTCCGGAGTGGGGACCTGCTGGCTTTAATCCCTACAATCCTGGTGGAGTCGTTGCCCATCACATTGCGGCTGGCATTGTAGGGATTATTGGCGGACTGTTCCATATCTATGTGCGCCCTTCTGAATATCTCTATAAAGGCTTACGCATGGGCAACATCGAATCAGTACTGGCAAGTGCACTGGCAACATTCTTTTTTGCTGGGTTTGTGGCAACTGGTACGATGTGGTATGGCACTGCTACAACACCCATTGAACTTTGGGGTCCAACCCGATTCCAATGGGATGACAACTACTTCCACAACGAAATTGATCGCCGTGTTCAGGCAGGTCTTGCAGAAGGAAAAAATCTGTCTGAAGCCTGGTCAGCCATTCCAGAGAAACTTCTTTTTTACGATTATGTCGGTAATAGTCCGGCAAAAGGTGGTTTATTCAGAGTTGGACGCATGGTAGACGGTGATGGTGTTGCTCGAGGCTGGTTAGGGCATCCCGTTTTCAAAGATCGAGAAGGACGAGAACTAACCGTGCAGCGAATGCCCAACTTCTTTGAAAATTTCCCCGTTATTTTAACGGACAAAGATGGTATTGTGCGGGCTGATATTCCTTTCCGACGGTCAGAGGCAAAATATAGCTTGGAGCAAAAGGGTGTCACAGTTAGCTTTTTTGGCGGCAAACTGGACGGACAAACTTTCACAGAACCTGCACAGGTGAAGCAATATGCTCGCCAAGCGCAATTAGGGGAACCGTTTGAATTTGATCGCACTGTTCATAACTCTGATGGCGTTTTCCGCACTAGCAACCGAGGCTTCTTTGCCTTCTTCCACGCATGCTTTGCTCTTGTCTGGTTCTTTGGCCATCTCTGGCATGGCACTCGCACTCTCTTCCGAGATGTATTTGCAGGCATCGATCCAGAACTAGACGAAGAACAAGTTGAGTGGGGCATCTATCAAAAAGTGGGCGACAAAACCACTCGCAAACGACCAGTTTTGCAGCCAGTTGCACCAATTCAAGCTACAACATCCGCAAATTTGGGAGCGAATCCCAATCCTTCCTTACAGGAAAGCCTTGAGATGTAG
- a CDS encoding Photosystem II 10 kDa phosphoprotein (IMG reference gene:2510098325~PFAM: Photosystem II 10 kDa phosphoprotein), which translates to MEIKYPPKKVAPIQYTLRQLNSEAGKVTRGWGTTPFMALLMLLFFLFLLIILQIYNASILLQGVDIDWSVLNNYPTPVETHSYGEGEFSATGFSVFLGLLAFSLGCVGFILYGATTYPKDQE; encoded by the coding sequence ATGGAAATCAAATATCCACCTAAAAAGGTTGCTCCAATTCAATACACCTTGCGGCAACTTAATTCCGAAGCAGGAAAGGTAACTCGTGGATGGGGAACAACTCCCTTCATGGCATTACTGATGCTACTATTCTTCCTGTTTCTGCTAATTATTTTGCAAATCTATAATGCATCAATATTATTGCAAGGTGTTGATATTGACTGGTCAGTACTGAATAACTATCCAACTCCAGTTGAAACTCACTCATACGGTGAAGGGGAGTTTTCAGCTACAGGTTTTAGTGTATTTCTAGGTCTGTTAGCATTCAGTCTAGGATGTGTTGGCTTTATTCTATATGGTGCAACAACGTATCCAAAAGACCAGGAATAA
- a CDS encoding Photosystem I reaction centre subunit III (IMG reference gene:2510098326~PFAM: Photosystem I reaction centre subunit III) — MKRLCMLVLAIALVCSLTFPATANAGVLVPCKESKLFLERQNSAPDTYYFNQPYKAYSEYLLCGEDGLPHLPLRFDRAVDIAIPFGLFFYIAGFIGWSGRAYLLAAQNSSSPEEKEIFIDIPLAIQSLIKGLLWPLLFLQELTTGRLTAKDQEIYVSPR, encoded by the coding sequence ATGAAAAGACTGTGTATGCTGGTTTTAGCGATCGCGCTTGTCTGTAGTCTGACATTTCCCGCCACAGCGAATGCTGGCGTGCTAGTTCCCTGCAAAGAATCCAAACTGTTTCTAGAACGACAAAACTCTGCACCTGATACATATTACTTTAACCAACCTTACAAAGCTTACTCAGAATATCTTTTGTGTGGTGAAGATGGGCTACCCCATCTGCCCCTACGGTTTGACCGTGCCGTAGATATTGCCATTCCATTTGGTTTATTCTTCTACATTGCTGGCTTTATTGGTTGGAGTGGTCGCGCCTATCTCCTGGCAGCCCAAAACTCTAGTTCACCTGAAGAAAAGGAAATTTTCATCGATATTCCTCTGGCAATTCAGTCTTTAATCAAAGGACTGCTTTGGCCACTGTTATTTCTGCAAGAGCTGACCACAGGACGATTAACTGCAAAAGATCAGGAAATTTACGTTTCTCCTCGCTAA
- a CDS encoding Photosystem I reaction centre subunit IX / PsaJ (IMG reference gene:2510098327~PFAM: Photosystem I reaction centre subunit IX / PsaJ) has protein sequence MTHFTKYLTSAPIVAILTLVLLATLLIELNYLFPGLQYGTYFKPAF, from the coding sequence ATGACTCACTTCACCAAATATTTGACCAGTGCCCCTATTGTTGCCATCTTGACTCTGGTTTTGCTCGCCACCTTATTAATAGAGTTAAACTATTTATTCCCAGGATTGCAATACGGTACCTATTTCAAGCCAGCTTTTTAA